Proteins encoded within one genomic window of Patescibacteria group bacterium:
- the sufB gene encoding Fe-S cluster assembly protein SufB, translating to MSTIPQTTRQTTDKIFAGLNRDTFDHKNQSSYTKHASRGVSEELVRKISTLKHEPAWMLQKRLDGLKLFFEKPLPKFGPDLSALNFDEIIFYASPDEKIPSKSWETVSPDIKKTFERLGIPEAEKKLLAGVGAQYESATVYHRLKERWEKLGVIFEDMDVAVQKYPDLVQKYFMTRCVPIQDHKFSALHAAVWSGGTFLYVPKGVKVDAPMQAYFRMNAQNMGQFEHTLIIIEAEAEAHYIEGCSAPKYNSNSLHVGCVEIFVGKNAHFRYSSVENWSRDTYNLNTKRALVGEAGRMEWVGGNMGSCVTMLYPCSILQGERAHAEHLGIAFAGAGQIQDTGAKVIHSAPNTTSSVIMKSLSKDGGKSVYRGLLTISPRATGSVSKIKCDALILDDHSISETIPDMNVHTSDATIGHEATVGQIGVEEVFYLMSRGLSEQEAHGMVVNGFIEPIVKALPLEYAVEMNRLIELEMEGSVG from the coding sequence ATGTCTACTATTCCTCAAACTACCAGGCAGACAACAGACAAAATATTTGCTGGGCTAAATCGTGATACTTTCGATCATAAAAATCAATCAAGTTACACCAAACACGCCAGTCGTGGTGTATCGGAAGAACTTGTGCGAAAGATTTCCACACTTAAACATGAGCCAGCTTGGATGTTACAAAAACGGCTGGACGGTTTGAAATTATTTTTTGAGAAACCGTTACCAAAATTTGGTCCAGATTTATCGGCTTTGAATTTTGACGAAATTATTTTTTATGCTTCACCAGATGAAAAAATACCCAGTAAATCTTGGGAGACAGTTTCACCGGATATAAAGAAAACCTTTGAGCGGTTAGGTATTCCTGAGGCTGAAAAAAAGCTGCTGGCCGGAGTCGGTGCACAATATGAATCGGCGACAGTGTATCATCGTTTAAAAGAGCGTTGGGAAAAACTAGGTGTGATTTTTGAAGATATGGATGTAGCTGTCCAAAAATATCCTGACCTGGTGCAAAAATATTTCATGACACGGTGTGTTCCGATTCAAGATCACAAGTTTTCAGCCCTGCATGCCGCCGTCTGGAGTGGGGGAACATTTTTGTATGTGCCTAAAGGAGTAAAAGTAGATGCACCAATGCAAGCTTATTTTCGGATGAATGCTCAAAACATGGGTCAGTTTGAGCATACTTTGATAATTATCGAAGCAGAAGCAGAAGCCCATTATATCGAGGGTTGTTCCGCACCGAAATATAATTCAAATTCTTTACATGTGGGCTGTGTGGAAATATTTGTTGGCAAAAATGCACATTTTCGTTATTCGAGTGTCGAAAACTGGAGCCGCGATACATATAATTTGAATACGAAACGGGCTTTGGTGGGCGAAGCGGGGAGAATGGAATGGGTGGGTGGTAACATGGGCAGTTGTGTAACGATGTTGTATCCGTGCAGTATTTTGCAAGGGGAACGGGCGCATGCCGAACATTTAGGTATCGCGTTTGCTGGAGCCGGTCAGATTCAAGATACCGGGGCTAAAGTGATTCACAGTGCGCCTAATACTACGTCTAGTGTAATTATGAAAAGTCTGAGTAAGGATGGTGGGAAATCAGTCTATCGAGGTTTGCTCACTATTAGTCCTCGAGCCACCGGGTCTGTCTCAAAAATTAAATGTGATGCTTTGATTCTAGATGATCATTCTATCTCAGAAACCATTCCGGATATGAACGTGCATACCAGTGATGCTACCATTGGTCATGAGGCCACCGTTGGGCAAATTGGTGTCGAAGAAGTGTTTTATTTAATGTCGCGCGGTTTATCTGAACAAGAAGCACATGGTATGGTGGTGAATGGTTTCATTGAACCAATCGTAAAAGCCTTGCCGTTAGAGTATGCCGTGGAAATGAATCGTTTAATTGAATTAGAAATGGAAGGGTCAGTGGGATAA
- a CDS encoding SufD family Fe-S cluster assembly protein, which produces MIIIDGSQSINKLAVKPNEQLEVLLLLKKACAITCSIILEVDSSVKFYSAILGGNVQCEVNINHVGAGSTSEHTGIFFGTKHDQFKLNYWNNHTAQHTSGKINIHGVLFDSAYCDFKGNIKIQQTALDTKASLDEHTLLLGDKARSDAVPQLDIHTNAVQASHSSGITKLDDEILYYCASRGLTPETAKQLIVRGWLAECITSPEVQNLVDKQLGYVEA; this is translated from the coding sequence ATGATCATTATCGATGGTTCACAATCTATCAATAAATTAGCCGTTAAACCAAACGAGCAGTTAGAAGTTTTACTATTATTAAAAAAAGCTTGCGCTATTACTTGTTCAATTATATTAGAAGTTGATAGCTCAGTAAAATTTTATAGTGCTATTTTAGGTGGTAATGTTCAGTGTGAAGTAAATATTAATCATGTGGGTGCCGGTAGCACCAGTGAGCATACCGGAATATTTTTTGGCACCAAACATGATCAGTTTAAATTAAATTATTGGAACAATCATACTGCTCAACACACGTCTGGTAAAATAAACATTCATGGTGTGTTGTTTGATAGTGCCTACTGTGATTTTAAAGGGAATATTAAGATTCAACAAACTGCTTTAGATACCAAAGCGTCACTGGATGAACACACCTTATTGTTAGGTGATAAAGCCAGAAGTGATGCTGTGCCACAATTGGATATTCACACTAATGCTGTGCAAGCGTCGCATAGTTCCGGTATAACCAAGTTAGATGATGAGATCTTGTATTATTGTGCTAGTCGTGGTTTAACTCCAGAAACAGCTAAGCAATTAATTGTGCGCGGCTGGTTGGCAGAATGTATTACCTCACCAGAGGTGCAAAATTTAGTTGATAAACAATTAGGTTATGTTGAAGCATGA
- a CDS encoding SufS family cysteine desulfurase yields MLKHDFPILNNKLVYLDNAATSQKPEAVWQAMDQFYRTTNANVHRGLYRIAEQATTQYEAVRDTVKNFIGANSREEIIFTSGTTASINLLAYSLSNLLLQPGDVILLSKVEHHSNLVPWQLAAQRHQAKLEFFDPANLPNQLPERTKIVSMAHIANSSGLILPIEKIIALAHVNNIPVIIDAAQSVPHLAIDVQKINCDFMAFSAHKMCGPTGIGVLYGKKNWLEKLEPVNSGGDMIRTVSLQEATWNDLPYKFEAGTPNIAGVIGLGAAIKYLQNIGLEKIQQTTNDVYQYLLEQIQQLDFVTTYGLTKHASSIVSFNVKGVHAHDVASILDQSNVAVRAGHHCAQPVMEQWGVPATVRASVYFYNDKADIDKLIVGLKKVYERFK; encoded by the coding sequence ATGTTGAAGCATGATTTCCCAATTTTAAATAATAAGCTGGTTTATCTGGATAATGCCGCTACCAGTCAAAAGCCGGAAGCTGTATGGCAGGCCATGGATCAGTTTTATCGTACCACTAATGCCAATGTACATAGAGGTTTATACCGTATTGCCGAGCAAGCTACTACACAATATGAAGCGGTGAGAGATACGGTAAAAAATTTTATTGGTGCAAACTCACGTGAAGAAATTATTTTCACCAGTGGCACAACGGCTAGTATCAATTTATTAGCTTATTCATTAAGTAATTTATTATTACAACCCGGTGATGTAATATTGTTATCTAAAGTTGAACATCATAGTAATTTAGTGCCATGGCAATTAGCTGCGCAGAGACATCAAGCAAAACTGGAATTTTTCGATCCAGCCAATTTACCCAACCAATTACCGGAGCGTACTAAAATTGTCTCTATGGCACATATTGCCAATAGTAGTGGTTTAATTTTACCAATAGAAAAAATTATAGCCTTAGCTCATGTCAATAATATTCCAGTGATTATTGACGCTGCCCAGAGTGTGCCGCATTTAGCAATTGACGTGCAAAAAATAAACTGTGATTTTATGGCTTTCTCCGCTCATAAAATGTGTGGGCCTACGGGTATTGGTGTGTTGTATGGTAAAAAAAACTGGCTGGAAAAATTAGAGCCGGTTAATAGTGGGGGAGACATGATTCGAACTGTATCGCTACAAGAAGCCACTTGGAATGATTTACCCTATAAATTTGAAGCCGGCACACCGAATATTGCCGGGGTAATCGGTTTGGGTGCAGCCATTAAGTATCTTCAGAATATTGGTCTGGAGAAAATACAACAAACTACTAATGATGTTTATCAATATTTATTAGAACAAATCCAGCAATTAGATTTTGTCACTACTTATGGGCTTACTAAACATGCCAGCAGTATAGTGTCATTTAATGTTAAAGGCGTTCATGCCCATGATGTGGCCAGTATCTTAGATCAATCTAATGTGGCGGTGCGCGCTGGCCATCATTGTGCTCAACCAGTGATGGAACAGTGGGGCGTACCAGCTACCGTTCGCGCCAGTGTGTATTTTTATAATGATAAAGCAGATATTGATAAATTAATTGTGGGGTTAAAAAAAGTGTATGAGAGATTTAAATAG
- a CDS encoding iron-sulfur cluster assembly scaffold protein, whose translation MDPYQQQILEHYKNPLNFGLLTNPSYTRVENNPTCGDSFTVSIHVNDVGVIDAVGFAGVGCAISTAAASMLTETIKGKQLSEVLALKPQSVLDLLGIELGPTRLKCALLPLQAITRLTL comes from the coding sequence ATGGATCCCTATCAACAACAAATTCTCGAACACTATAAAAACCCACTCAATTTTGGTTTGTTAACCAACCCTTCATATACACGTGTAGAAAACAATCCCACTTGTGGGGATAGTTTTACTGTTAGCATCCATGTGAATGACGTTGGTGTGATTGATGCGGTAGGGTTTGCAGGAGTTGGTTGTGCCATTAGTACTGCGGCGGCTTCGATGTTGACTGAAACAATTAAAGGCAAACAATTATCTGAGGTGCTCGCTTTAAAACCCCAATCTGTGCTAGATTTACTTGGTATTGAATTAGGTCCAACCAGATTAAAATGCGCTTTATTACCACTGCAAGCTATTACCAGACTTACCTTATAG